From Malaciobacter mytili LMG 24559:
AATGGTGGTTGATAGTTTCCACCATTTCCTCCTCCTGAATTATTGTTTTGTTGTCTATTTTTAAAATAGTCGTTATCAATTGGCATATTATTCCTTTTATTAGTTTATATATGTCAAATATTTTAAATACTTTTCATTTTTTCCGCTTACTGCATCAAAATATGCAGTTTGTAATTTTTCTGTAATTGGTCCTCTCGCACCATTTCCAATAATTCTCGCGTCCACATCCCTTATTGGAGTAACTTCAGCAGCAGTTCCTGTAAAGAATGCTTCATCAGCAATATAAATCTCTTCTCTTGTAACTCTTCTTCTTACTACTTCAATACCCATATCTTTTGCTAAATCAATAATTGTAGCTTGTGTAATTGATTCTAAAGAGTTATCATTTGGTGGAGAGATTAAAACTTCATCTCTAACAATAAAGAAACAAGCACCACTTGCTTCTGCAATATACCCTTGGTCATCTCTTAATAAAGCTTCATCATAACCAGCCTCAACAGCTTCATATTTAGCCATTTGAGAATTTAAATAATTTGCAACAGCTTTTGCTTTACCCATTCCTGAAGTATTTGGAGTTCTTGTCATTGAAGATATTTTTACTCTAACACCTTTTCTTAAGCCTTCTTCTCCTAAATATGCACCCCATTCCCAAGCTGCAACAGAAACTTTTACAGGAGCCTCTTTATGATATAATCCCATAACACCATACCCAAGGTAAACTAAAGGTCTAATATAAGCTCCATTGAAAAGTTCATTTTTTTGAAGTAATTCAACTTGAGCTTTATTTAACTCTTCAACGCTAAAAGGTACATTCATTAATGTCATCTTTGCAGAATTAATTAATCTTTTTGTGTGCTCATTTAATTTGAAAATTGCACATCTACCATCAACAGTTTTATATGCTTTTGTACCCTCAATAGCACCATTACCATAATGTAACGTATGACTTAGAATATGTGTGTTCGCTTCATGCCAAGCAACATATTCACCATCCATCCATATATATTTAGCTTCTGTCATTTTAATTTATCCCAAATAAAATTTTTAGTTAATATTCTATCCAAATAAAATTAAAATAACCTCTTATTGCTATTTTAACTTTTTTTATACTATATTTATTAATTGCAACTTAGTGGCATACAAAAGCTATTTTATATAATTTTATATTAAAGCAAAACATAGTAAAAGATATAAATTTATTATTAGGATTATTATGAGTCAGCAACAATTTTGGAATGAAAAATTTACAAAGGATGGATATTTGTATGGAATTAATCCAAATGAGTTTTTAGCTTCAAAACTAAATTTGTTTAAAAAAGATTCAAAACTTTTATGTTTAGGAGAAGGAGAGGGAAGAAATGCCATTTTTTTTGCAAAAAATGGTTTTAAAGTAAAAGCAATTGATGTTTCTAATATTGGTTTAGAAAAATTACAAAAAAGAGCAAAAGAGCAAAATTTAGATATTAATACTTTATGTATAGATTTAAATCATTGGCAAGCTAATGAAAAGTATGATGTAATTATCGCTTCATATTTACATATGTATAAAAATGAAAGAGAAGAGTTATTTTTAAAAATAGAAAACTCTTTAAATATAAAAGGCTATTTTGTTGCTGAATTTTTTTCACAAAATCAATTATCGTATAATAGTGGAGGTCCAAAAGATACTGAACTTTTATACACAATAGAAGATTTTAAAAATAATTTTAACTCTTGTACAAAACAAATAAGTGAAGAAATAGTTTTTCTAAATGAAGGTAGAGGACATCAAGGCAAAGCAAGTGTTATTAGAGTAGTTATTCAAAAGAGCTAGTTTACCTACTCTTCAACTACTTTTATATATACTATCTAATAATAATTTATATCAACAATAATTATACTAGAGAAAAGAATGAGAAAAAAAATAGAAGATCTTATAGATAATAGAGTTTTAGTAATTGATGGTGCGATGGGAACACAGCTTCAGGTTGCTGAAATAAAAGACGAATATTGGTACTATGAAGGGGAGAATTTAGAAGGATGTAATGAACTTTTAAATTTAACTGCTCCTAATGTAATAGAAAAAATATATAGTGCATATGCTTATGCAGATGCAAACCTTATAAGTACAAATACTTTTGGCTCAATGCCTTGGGTTTTAGATGAGTATGGAATAGGACATATGTCTTATGAACTTTCAAGACTTGGAGCAAAAATTGCAAGGGAAGTTTGTGATAGCTATCAAAGTGATGAAAAGCCTAGATTTGTCCTTGCTTCAATAGGACCTGGAACAAAATTACCCTCTTTAGGGCATATTGAATATGATGAAATGTTTGAGGGTTATAAAACAATGGCTAAAGGTTTACTTGATGGAGGTGCAGATATTTTCCTTCTTGAAACATGCCAAGACCCTTTACAAATTAAAGCAGCTATTCATGCTTTAAATGAAGTAGCACCACATATTCCTATTATGGTATCTGTTACAATTGAATTAAGTGGAACAATGCTAATTGGAACTGATGCTTCTACAATTGCTACAATTTTAGAACCTTTTAATATTTTATCTCTTGGATTTAATTGTGGTACGGGACCAAAGCAAGTACATAAACATGTGAAAACTTTAAGTGAAGTATCAAAGTTTCCTATTTCTGTTCATGCAAATGCTGGACTTCCTCAAAATAAAGGGGGATATACATATTATCCAATGGGACCAAAAGAGTTTGTAGAATTACAAAAAGAGTTTTTACAAATAAATGGAGTTTGCTTTTTAGGCGGATGTTGTGGAACAACTCCTCAACACATTAAAGCCTTAGCAGATGCAATAAAAGGAATTAAACCAAAAAAACCAACAGGAAAGCATGAGCCTTCACTTGCTTCATTATTTAATAGTGTTCCTTTAGTTCAAGAATCAACTGCTCTTTTAATTGGAGAAAGAAGTAATGCTACGGGAAGTAAAGCCTTTAGAGAATTATTAAAAGCAGAAGATTATGAAGGAACTTTAAGTGTAGGACAACAACAAGTAAGAGCAGGAGCGCATGTTATTGATGTTAGTGTTGGTTTTGCTGGGCGTGATGAGAGTAAAGATATGCATGAAGTTATCTCTTTATACTCACAAAAAATTGCTTTACCTTTAATGCCTGATTCAACACAAATAAAAGCTTTAGAAACTGCACTTAAAAAAATTGGTGGAAGAGCTATTATTAACT
This genomic window contains:
- a CDS encoding branched-chain amino acid transaminase; translated protein: MTEAKYIWMDGEYVAWHEANTHILSHTLHYGNGAIEGTKAYKTVDGRCAIFKLNEHTKRLINSAKMTLMNVPFSVEELNKAQVELLQKNELFNGAYIRPLVYLGYGVMGLYHKEAPVKVSVAAWEWGAYLGEEGLRKGVRVKISSMTRTPNTSGMGKAKAVANYLNSQMAKYEAVEAGYDEALLRDDQGYIAEASGACFFIVRDEVLISPPNDNSLESITQATIIDLAKDMGIEVVRRRVTREEIYIADEAFFTGTAAEVTPIRDVDARIIGNGARGPITEKLQTAYFDAVSGKNEKYLKYLTYIN
- a CDS encoding class I SAM-dependent methyltransferase, yielding MSQQQFWNEKFTKDGYLYGINPNEFLASKLNLFKKDSKLLCLGEGEGRNAIFFAKNGFKVKAIDVSNIGLEKLQKRAKEQNLDINTLCIDLNHWQANEKYDVIIASYLHMYKNEREELFLKIENSLNIKGYFVAEFFSQNQLSYNSGGPKDTELLYTIEDFKNNFNSCTKQISEEIVFLNEGRGHQGKASVIRVVIQKS